One Dictyostelium discoideum AX4 chromosome 3 chromosome, whole genome shotgun sequence genomic region harbors:
- the ponD gene encoding ponticulin-related protein — protein sequence MLLNKSLLLLVAFVFAIVSATTYSEFKITGTNPLTQETCDPSIVYTSQNGACQGVCGMFGKLVATSNSTQFNVEMYGSAGCVGPLGTTGLTCLPNEQVIKVTETISVVCFADKDEPSGDDSSGDDSSAAATMIASFSAILIALLFALL from the coding sequence atgttattaaataaatcattattgcTCTTAGTTGCCTTTGTTTTTGCTATCGTTTCAGCCACTACCTACAGCGAATTCAAAATTACAGGTACCAACCCACTTACTCAAGAAACCTGTGATCCATCCATTGTCTACACATCACAAAATGGAGCTTGCCAAGGTGTTTGTGGTATGTTTGGTAAATTAGTTGCAACCTCAAATTCAACTCAATTCAATGTCGAAATGTATGGTTCTGCAGGTTGTGTAGGCCCACTTGGAACCACCGGATTAACTTGTTTACCAAATGAACAAGTAATTAAAGTCACCGAAACTATCTCTGTTGTTTGTTTTGCTGATAAAGATGAACCATCAGGTGATGATTCATCAGGTGATGATTCATCTGCTGCCGCCACCATGATTGCTTCTTTCTCTGCCATCCTTATCGCTTTATTATTTgctttattataa